One genomic window of Macrobrachium rosenbergii isolate ZJJX-2024 chromosome 51, ASM4041242v1, whole genome shotgun sequence includes the following:
- the LOC136833015 gene encoding probable methyltransferase-like protein 24 — MAYQNKLVKMAGGTLFFSFLVLATLLLISTTPYNFQPREKLPSRSRVQRDNDLDCRPKCRIPSLVSGRQFYSYFAQKEYQCENLRWFGEGDGRKAVCTDAEFNLVPGDCHILSFGINDEWSFDDAFARLGCKVYSFDPTMAKEDHQRSENVQFFRLGIGNMKGKRKVGMDQKFDYFEVDTYEHILDRLGLSNTTIDYLKMDVELSELDFLQDVLRNTPHLLKNIKQIGMELHHG, encoded by the exons ATGGCCTACCAAAACAAACTAGTCAAGATGGCGGGAGGAACCCTGTTCTTCTCCTTCCTCGTGTTGGCGACACTCCTGCTCAT ATCAACAACGCCCTACAACTTTCAGCCGAGAGAGAAACTCCCATCTAGGAGTAGAGTTCAAAGAG ACAATGACCTGGACTGTCGTCCAAAGTGCAGAATTCCTAGCCTAGTCAGCGGGAGACAGTTTTACTCCTATTTCGCGCAAAAGGAATATCAGTGTGAAAACCTg AGATGGTTCGGTGAAGGGGACGGACGGAAAGCCGTCTGCACGGACGCCGAGTTCAACCTGGTCCCTGGGGACTGCCACATCCTGTCCTTCGGGATAAACGACGAGTGGTCCTTCGACGACGCCTTCGCGAGGCTGGGATGCAAG GTTTATTCCTTCGATCCAACCATGGCCAAGGAAGACCACCAAAGGTCCGAGAACGTCCAGTTCTTCAGGCTTGGAATCGGTAACATGAAAGGCAAGAGAAAGGTTGGGATGGACCAAAAGTTCGATTACTTCGAG GTCGACACTTACGAGCACATACTCGACCGCCTGGGCCTGTCGAACACGACCATCGACTACCTGAAGATGGACGTCGAACTTTCCGAGCTCGATTTCCTGCAGGACGTCTTGAGGAACACGCCCCATCTGCTCAAGAACATCAAGCAGATTGGGATGGAGTTGCATCACGGCtga